A window of Bacteroidales bacterium contains these coding sequences:
- the porU gene encoding type IX secretion system sortase PorU, protein MKKCIIFTFFVLIITLCNSVFAQTTYNYSINWSYSKSNNLLSFENAAYLIDSTSLPVYMENITLNSEEVCKEMSIKNISGTRCTDKNICDNVYDEDVIFDWSFGLTGDSSVCGFILYPYYIDSKSGECIMVTSFDIVVTTEKRSKPNRELPSRSVLSKGDWYRFKVLSEGVYCLTYEDLLDNNVDVKGLKSDNIRIFANKGYFLPESNSKAILDNAPEIPIIIKDGGDGTFDKGDSILFYLEGPHSWEYDKSKYLYSHQYNHYSETAFFLLNISSEKGKRISVFDNSNFINSKKTITNYTKLDFYQNPLINILNSGNLWFGEEFDDTELFIVPKMFSVPELAADDENSSSHIVYRIMCVSSGTNYVNAIVNGQHYNVQSISRVSGNYVGREKIFNHSINLNNPNIEVKFQYSSNSAGGKAYLGYVNLNLRSKLKYPGDQFTFRDPYFYSEPDGVKYVLTNSSVGINVWNITDKLNPIDISLNHSNDTTLFYYNTQSQDLPEEFVAFYYKDLKNPIFDRKIANQDLFSTSHVDNIYIVPEGKFIEQAEMFGQLHKEKSGSSYLVVELDKIYNEFSCGALDLSAIRNFIRHIYLSSGKTYPKNVLLFGTTSFDYKNILAVEPNLMPTYESYESLESSRSYGTDDYYVLMDEDEGAECKGYIDIPIGRIPFNNEIDIEGYFQKVKHYYESKSSSDGTWKSRFVGVADDGHTRADSESNVYPMYMEKIDTIINSYNQHFMFNKVYIDAFEHVSSSSGYTTPDATDYLINSFNEGALIVAYYGHGSKLGWAGENLLTVPSIQRINNIDNMPLVVAATCDYFGFDQLNLYPSAKHLIQSPKGGAVSLISTSRTSYATICYNLFGKIIELLRYPTINGGLTAGEIFLAGKQNVELLFKSIHLFGDPAMKINYPEYNIEVELINQNSIIDSITFKNSELVNVTGRIILEKDFNGFLSYELYDQPTKYRTLGHEYSTPMNFYIRDKIISKGVVSIENNEFDITFRLPNNLNAGDSTLKLQLYAYDTINNITAIGSVSSINFKGESDDYSDTSGPRVTAYINHPYFENYDIIGKDANLYIYLFDESGIDFYGNSIGKQISYILNEDYSSFDILNSYFVLENDDYQRGYIEYELTDLPLGDNYITIDVYDVMGNLTQKTLYFTVAENIKPKLIDVYVSPNPVNNNHTEFYITHNIINSDFDVMIDVYDISGNKKTQLKQKISATTSNQLNIPWNCTNNNGTKLSSGIYIYVVTIYADDVRKAICSDKIFIE, encoded by the coding sequence ATGAAAAAATGTATAATATTTACCTTTTTTGTTCTGATTATTACATTATGTAATAGCGTTTTTGCACAAACTACATATAATTATTCTATTAATTGGAGTTATAGCAAAAGCAATAACTTATTGTCTTTTGAAAATGCCGCATATCTTATTGATAGTACTTCCCTTCCGGTTTATATGGAAAATATTACTTTGAATAGTGAAGAAGTATGTAAAGAAATGTCAATTAAAAATATATCAGGAACAAGATGTACGGATAAAAATATTTGTGATAATGTTTATGATGAAGATGTAATCTTTGATTGGTCATTTGGTCTTACCGGGGATTCTTCTGTATGTGGATTTATTCTTTATCCTTATTATATTGATAGTAAATCCGGAGAATGCATAATGGTAACATCTTTTGATATTGTTGTTACTACAGAAAAAAGGTCTAAACCCAATCGAGAACTGCCGAGTAGATCCGTTTTATCGAAAGGCGATTGGTATAGATTTAAAGTTCTTTCGGAAGGAGTATATTGCCTTACCTACGAAGACTTATTAGATAACAATGTTGATGTTAAGGGATTGAAATCAGATAACATAAGAATTTTTGCCAATAAAGGATATTTCCTTCCCGAATCAAATAGTAAAGCAATTTTGGATAATGCACCTGAAATCCCAATTATCATAAAAGACGGTGGAGATGGAACTTTCGATAAAGGAGACAGTATTCTTTTTTATTTAGAAGGTCCTCATAGTTGGGAATACGACAAATCAAAATATTTATATTCGCATCAATACAACCATTACTCGGAGACTGCATTTTTTTTACTGAACATCAGCAGTGAGAAAGGGAAAAGAATCAGCGTATTTGATAACTCCAATTTCATTAACAGTAAAAAAACAATTACAAATTATACTAAATTAGATTTTTATCAAAACCCTTTAATCAATATATTAAATTCGGGGAATTTATGGTTTGGTGAAGAATTCGATGATACTGAGCTTTTTATCGTACCTAAAATGTTTTCCGTACCTGAACTTGCTGCTGACGATGAAAATTCCAGTAGTCATATAGTTTATAGAATTATGTGTGTGTCAAGCGGGACTAATTATGTGAATGCTATTGTAAACGGGCAGCATTATAATGTGCAGAGTATAAGTAGAGTTTCAGGTAATTATGTCGGACGAGAAAAGATTTTTAACCATTCGATTAATTTAAATAATCCTAATATTGAAGTTAAATTTCAGTATTCGTCCAACTCTGCCGGCGGTAAAGCTTATTTGGGCTATGTAAACTTAAATCTGAGATCAAAATTAAAATATCCGGGAGATCAATTTACTTTTAGAGATCCGTATTTTTATTCTGAACCTGATGGTGTAAAATATGTTTTGACAAATTCGTCAGTTGGTATTAATGTTTGGAATATAACGGATAAATTGAATCCTATAGATATATCACTTAATCATTCTAATGATACTACATTATTCTATTATAATACCCAGTCTCAAGATCTGCCCGAAGAATTTGTCGCTTTTTATTATAAAGATTTGAAAAACCCTATTTTTGATAGAAAGATAGCAAATCAGGATCTTTTTTCAACATCACATGTGGATAATATTTATATTGTTCCCGAAGGAAAATTTATTGAACAAGCGGAAATGTTCGGACAACTTCATAAAGAAAAAAGCGGTTCTTCATACTTGGTTGTGGAATTAGATAAGATTTATAATGAATTTTCATGTGGAGCACTTGATTTAAGTGCGATAAGAAATTTTATCAGACATATATATCTGTCGTCAGGTAAAACTTACCCTAAGAATGTATTACTTTTTGGCACAACCAGTTTTGATTATAAAAATATTTTAGCTGTCGAACCCAACTTAATGCCTACTTATGAGTCTTATGAATCATTGGAATCCAGCAGATCTTATGGAACGGATGATTATTATGTTTTGATGGATGAAGATGAAGGAGCAGAATGTAAAGGGTATATAGATATTCCGATAGGAAGAATACCTTTTAATAATGAGATAGATATTGAAGGTTATTTTCAAAAAGTGAAGCACTATTATGAAAGTAAATCTTCATCGGATGGAACATGGAAATCGAGATTCGTTGGTGTGGCTGATGACGGCCATACTAGGGCTGATTCGGAAAGTAATGTTTATCCGATGTATATGGAGAAAATTGATACTATAATTAATAGTTATAACCAACATTTTATGTTTAATAAAGTATATATTGATGCTTTTGAACATGTGTCATCCAGTTCAGGTTATACTACTCCCGATGCAACGGATTACTTAATAAACAGTTTTAATGAAGGAGCTTTAATAGTTGCTTATTATGGACATGGCAGCAAATTAGGGTGGGCCGGTGAAAATTTGCTTACGGTACCCTCTATACAAAGGATAAATAATATTGATAATATGCCCTTGGTTGTTGCCGCTACTTGTGATTATTTCGGGTTTGATCAATTAAATCTTTATCCGTCCGCAAAACATCTTATTCAAAGTCCGAAAGGTGGAGCAGTTTCCTTAATTTCAACATCGAGAACAAGCTATGCAACAATCTGTTATAATCTTTTCGGTAAAATTATTGAATTGCTTCGTTATCCTACTATTAACGGAGGACTTACTGCTGGCGAAATATTCCTTGCCGGGAAACAAAATGTGGAACTTCTTTTTAAGAGTATTCATTTGTTCGGCGATCCGGCTATGAAAATTAATTACCCGGAATATAATATTGAAGTCGAATTGATAAATCAAAATAGCATAATTGATAGCATTACGTTTAAAAATTCGGAATTAGTTAATGTTACCGGTCGTATTATTTTAGAAAAAGACTTCAACGGATTTTTGAGCTATGAATTGTATGATCAGCCTACTAAATACAGAACATTGGGCCATGAATACAGTACACCTATGAATTTTTATATTAGAGATAAAATAATAAGCAAAGGTGTCGTAAGCATCGAAAATAATGAGTTTGACATTACATTTAGACTACCGAACAATTTAAATGCCGGTGATTCTACATTAAAGTTACAACTTTATGCCTATGATACAATTAATAATATTACAGCAATAGGATCTGTCTCAAGCATAAACTTCAAAGGTGAAAGTGATGATTATTCGGATACTTCGGGTCCGCGGGTAACTGCTTATATTAATCATCCTTATTTTGAAAATTATGATATTATTGGTAAAGATGCTAATTTATATATTTATTTGTTTGATGAATCTGGAATAGATTTTTATGGTAATAGTATCGGAAAACAAATATCATATATATTAAATGAAGATTATTCGTCTTTTGATATCCTTAATTCTTATTTTGTGTTAGAAAATGATGATTATCAGAGAGGTTATATTGAGTATGAATTAACAGATTTACCTTTGGGTGATAACTATATAACGATTGATGTTTATGATGTAATGGGTAATTTAACTCAAAAAACATTGTATTTTACTGTGGCGGAAAATATTAAACCTAAGCTGATTGATGTATATGTGTCGCCGAATCCGGTTAATAATAATCATACGGAG
- a CDS encoding SUMF1/EgtB/PvdO family nonheme iron enzyme, with the protein MMNSKKTNLFSLIILAGIILFSGCDRSSYSPTTGWRYNDPDNGGYTVATDYVDQMAGPGLVFIEGGTFVMGQVYDNVMGEYDNYPRKISISSFYMDETEVANTDYLEYLYWMSRIYGVDYPELVRKALPDTLVWRQKLGYNEPMVTNYLRHPAYKDYPVVGVNWVQARDFCTWRSDRVNEQLLINYGILNHDPAQNSRDHFTSGTYLAGQYIGNVNQNLVDNNPNGTGERRVRWEDGILLPNYRLPTEAEWEYAAYGLIGNTYQNNIVERRVYPWNKTGLRTDERAYYGSLMANFRAGSGDYMGVAGSLNDGSMFPAEVASYWPNDFGLYNMAGNVAEWVFDVYRPMSFMDVSDLNPVRGNVFQKPVTDEDGNLAEKDEYGRLRYEDVTVEENLTRRNYRQANNINYLDGDVMSQVDGNWADPGDNTSAVSNKMYEYGTRSLISDETRVYKGGSWVDPAYYLSPGIRRYLHQDEATNYIGFRCAMDKSGGQTIY; encoded by the coding sequence ATGATGAATTCTAAGAAAACAAACCTATTTTCATTAATTATTTTAGCCGGAATTATTCTATTTTCCGGATGCGATAGAAGTTCATATTCTCCTACCACAGGATGGAGATACAATGATCCTGATAACGGTGGTTATACGGTAGCAACAGATTATGTTGACCAAATGGCCGGTCCGGGTCTCGTGTTTATTGAAGGCGGAACTTTTGTAATGGGACAAGTTTATGATAATGTTATGGGTGAATATGATAATTATCCGAGAAAAATTTCTATCTCTTCATTTTATATGGATGAAACAGAAGTTGCCAATACAGATTATCTCGAATATTTATATTGGATGAGTCGCATCTACGGTGTAGATTATCCCGAACTTGTAAGAAAAGCTTTACCGGATACTTTGGTATGGAGACAAAAATTAGGTTATAACGAACCAATGGTTACCAACTATTTGAGGCATCCTGCCTATAAAGATTATCCTGTGGTTGGCGTTAACTGGGTACAAGCACGCGATTTTTGTACATGGCGTTCAGACCGCGTTAATGAACAATTATTAATTAACTATGGTATCCTTAACCATGACCCCGCCCAAAACAGTAGAGATCATTTTACTTCGGGAACATATTTAGCCGGTCAATATATCGGTAATGTTAATCAGAATCTTGTTGATAATAACCCTAATGGTACAGGCGAAAGACGCGTAAGATGGGAAGATGGTATTTTATTACCGAATTACAGACTTCCTACCGAAGCCGAATGGGAATATGCAGCATACGGCTTAATAGGTAATACTTACCAAAACAATATTGTCGAAAGAAGAGTTTATCCTTGGAATAAAACAGGTTTACGTACTGATGAAAGAGCTTATTACGGAAGCTTGATGGCAAATTTCCGCGCCGGTTCGGGCGATTATATGGGTGTTGCCGGTTCTCTTAACGACGGTTCAATGTTTCCTGCCGAAGTTGCTTCTTATTGGCCGAATGATTTCGGTTTATATAATATGGCAGGCAATGTAGCGGAATGGGTTTTCGATGTTTATCGCCCAATGTCTTTTATGGATGTTTCGGATCTTAATCCTGTAAGAGGTAATGTTTTCCAGAAACCCGTAACAGATGAAGATGGAAATCTCGCGGAAAAAGATGAATACGGAAGATTACGTTATGAAGATGTTACTGTTGAAGAAAACCTTACAAGAAGAAATTATCGTCAAGCCAATAATATCAATTATCTTGATGGCGATGTAATGTCACAAGTAGACGGCAACTGGGCTGACCCGGGAGATAATACTTCAGCAGTAAGTAATAAAATGTACGAATACGGCACAAGAAGTCTAATCTCCGATGAAACAAGAGTTTACAAAGGCGGTTCTTGGGTTGATCCCGCTTATTATTTAAGTCCGGGAATAAGAAGATATCTGCATCAAGATGAAGCTACAAATTATATCGGCTTTAGATGCGCAATGGATAAATCAGGAGGACAAACTATCTACTAA
- a CDS encoding PorP/SprF family type IX secretion system membrane protein has protein sequence MKRIVCIIILTLIFISMKAQDPAFSQFYASPLYINPALAGTTECGRLGLNYRLQWPGFDAYNSFGVTYDQNLEDINSGFGVQVISFMPDDILRQYSINLFYSYQIKVTQKLYIRAGLSGGIRMHDFNTGSIVLPDGTTGSSEGLSNQLYYVPDFSIGVYATYDGKYYAGFSVAHFTSGIGNGENARYFKNASTIKYTVHGGLDIPLDLREEYSLSPNFIYQHQDGFDNFYLGLYANLKMITTGLWYKNNVCFTSPDMNSHALCALVGISFEKIKIGYSYDFNITGVGLKSHGSHEVSLQWNFCIYQGPQKRVIRAIKSPQF, from the coding sequence ATGAAACGTATTGTTTGCATAATTATTCTAACGTTGATATTCATTTCAATGAAAGCACAAGATCCGGCGTTTTCTCAATTTTACGCGAGTCCGTTATACATTAATCCTGCTCTGGCAGGAACAACCGAATGCGGCAGATTAGGATTGAATTACAGATTACAATGGCCGGGGTTTGATGCATATAATAGTTTTGGCGTAACTTACGACCAGAATTTGGAAGATATCAATAGCGGTTTCGGCGTTCAAGTTATATCTTTTATGCCTGATGATATTTTGCGTCAATACAGCATTAACTTATTTTATTCTTATCAAATTAAAGTAACTCAAAAGCTTTATATAAGAGCGGGATTATCCGGCGGGATAAGAATGCATGATTTTAATACAGGATCTATTGTTTTACCGGACGGCACTACAGGTTCATCAGAAGGTTTGAGCAACCAATTGTATTATGTACCCGATTTTTCCATTGGAGTTTATGCTACTTACGACGGAAAATATTATGCCGGTTTTAGTGTTGCACATTTTACAAGCGGTATCGGTAACGGTGAAAATGCGAGATATTTTAAAAACGCTTCAACTATTAAATATACGGTGCACGGCGGCTTGGATATCCCTTTGGATCTTAGGGAAGAATATTCTTTATCGCCGAATTTTATTTATCAACACCAAGACGGATTTGATAATTTCTATCTTGGCTTATATGCTAATTTGAAAATGATTACCACAGGATTATGGTATAAAAATAATGTTTGCTTTACAAGTCCGGATATGAATTCTCATGCGTTATGCGCATTAGTTGGAATATCTTTCGAAAAAATCAAAATCGGATATTCTTATGATTTTAATATCACCGGTGTAGGTTTAAAATCACATGGTTCACATGAAGTTTCATTGCAATGGAACTTCTGCATTTATCAAGGTCCGCAAAAAAGAGTAATCAGGGCAATAAAATCGCCACAATTTTAG
- the porU gene encoding type IX secretion system sortase PorU: MKKKLFLVYIYLFITYVLSAQMVTIKWNDNSNINIYDNVIKVLDFDNAVHISETNYLPLYIYQENVVHNNLNVNFLEGIVSIIPNEQLIGIEGVECIESDFQFKFFFSVDRKKPVLNFHVIPVRFNNELGVYERLETFYYFIDDLGEIEKGVQTKNHTYGNSKLSKGTWYKFFVDEDGFYKITYQELKDLGVDVDNINPKTLQVFGNGGKMLNEIAGKERYNDLNEVPIWVIGEEDGKFNSSDYILFYGSGPDEWKYEDGMFMFYKNLYTKKSGYFLTFGQADGKRIGTREAVSGTPAQTVTDFVDYLARESATVNLIKSGRKWFGDSFDVNTQQTFSFNFPNIVTNKETKIFYEVAARQFSTSTFNVRVENYSKTFTFGVVSTQLGSRYAFAGRDNSGFLPSSDNINVTMTYSKPGSTSNAWLRCIYVNAYRKLSYSSGTLFFRSYNTNFSGDVAEYKIAVSGSTSNLRILDITKPAEPAQVTFSNNQSNITFPFYTDKIYQYVCYDGSETKSVEFHKSIIANQNIHAKDSPDMVIIYKDILKDEVTRLYQYHVNTGLKTYMIDVEHVYNEFSSGVPDLCAIRDMMKMWYDNADEGKEPRYLLLVGGASYDPLDRINPNTSDILIHQSRDAGVVETLNTSSSVCSDDFYGYLDDLEGLYNNGDAIDVAVGRIPTSTVEDTKYVIDKILHYTSNTEEQFGDWRNIVTFLADDADNNELYHLNYSESYANIIENNFKEFSANKIYAGAYTQVTTAGGQRYPEVTADVSARIDKGTLIFIYSGHGGIKQLGLEQYVAISDINSWKNYDKLTFFITATCSFSVYDDPSTVSAGELVLLNRKGGAVGMLSTTRVTGGGNEPLFKSFFQKVFVKDDNNEFKNIGDIVRETKNSYSTTSANTRAYGLLGDPAIPLNYPKYNSAVNITKILVDGVETDTIRAFSYVEIEGELRDKYGNTMSNYNGIIYPEIHDKPSLVSTLGNDGASIQTFYADNSIIYKGKVSIVNGKFKFSFITPKDIAYTFGEAKMSFYFTDGQTDGNGFYDEYVVGGNINPSEVDEQGPDIDLFINDTLFVNGGYTNENPVLIAKLYDKSGINTTGNGIGHDIIGYIDDNLDRIYTMNTFYESDLDSYQSGVINYPMFNLESGKHKMAIRAWDVFNNSATSEIEFVVISSDTIYISNLYNYPNPFTDETTFVLSHNQSGNIISVTLYIASLNGQLMKTLSKTFTSSSSNEHFITWDGKTDNGKSINPGIYVYRLILTDESGATSSCAGKLLKMNF; encoded by the coding sequence ATGAAGAAAAAATTATTTTTAGTATATATATATTTATTTATTACATACGTATTATCGGCACAAATGGTAACAATCAAATGGAATGATAATTCGAATATAAATATTTATGATAATGTAATTAAAGTATTGGATTTTGATAATGCCGTTCATATTAGTGAAACAAATTATCTTCCGTTATATATTTATCAGGAAAATGTTGTACATAATAATTTGAATGTGAACTTTCTGGAAGGAATAGTTTCGATAATTCCCAATGAGCAATTAATTGGAATAGAAGGAGTTGAATGTATTGAAAGCGATTTTCAATTTAAATTTTTCTTTTCTGTTGATAGAAAAAAACCTGTTTTAAACTTTCATGTTATCCCGGTTAGGTTTAATAATGAATTGGGTGTTTATGAAAGACTTGAAACATTTTATTATTTTATTGATGATTTGGGGGAAATTGAAAAAGGTGTTCAGACAAAAAATCATACTTACGGTAATTCAAAACTTAGTAAAGGAACTTGGTATAAATTTTTTGTTGATGAAGACGGTTTCTACAAAATTACTTATCAGGAATTGAAAGATTTAGGAGTTGATGTTGATAATATCAATCCTAAAACATTACAGGTTTTCGGTAATGGAGGTAAAATGTTAAACGAAATTGCCGGAAAAGAAAGATATAATGATCTTAATGAAGTACCGATTTGGGTTATTGGGGAAGAAGACGGAAAGTTCAACAGCAGTGATTATATTCTTTTTTATGGAAGCGGCCCTGATGAGTGGAAATATGAAGATGGGATGTTTATGTTTTATAAAAACCTTTACACAAAAAAATCCGGTTATTTCTTAACATTTGGCCAGGCCGACGGTAAAAGAATTGGAACAAGAGAAGCCGTATCAGGAACTCCTGCCCAAACTGTTACTGATTTTGTTGATTATCTTGCCCGTGAATCTGCTACGGTCAATCTTATTAAGTCGGGTAGGAAATGGTTCGGAGATTCTTTTGATGTCAATACTCAACAAACTTTTTCATTTAACTTTCCGAACATAGTAACTAATAAAGAAACAAAAATATTCTATGAAGTTGCGGCAAGGCAATTTTCAACATCAACTTTTAATGTTAGAGTGGAGAACTATTCAAAAACATTTACTTTTGGTGTTGTAAGTACCCAATTAGGTAGTCGTTACGCTTTTGCCGGAAGAGATAATTCCGGTTTTCTCCCCTCATCAGATAATATTAATGTAACTATGACTTACTCAAAACCCGGTTCCACATCAAATGCATGGTTACGTTGTATATACGTAAATGCTTATCGGAAGTTGAGTTACTCCTCTGGTACGTTGTTCTTTAGGTCATACAATACAAATTTTAGCGGTGATGTGGCTGAGTATAAAATAGCTGTTAGCGGTAGTACATCAAACTTAAGGATTCTGGATATTACGAAACCTGCCGAACCGGCACAAGTTACATTTTCAAACAATCAGTCGAACATTACTTTTCCTTTTTATACTGATAAAATTTATCAATATGTTTGTTATGACGGCTCTGAAACGAAATCGGTTGAATTTCATAAAAGTATTATTGCCAATCAGAATATACATGCGAAAGATTCTCCCGATATGGTAATTATTTATAAGGATATTCTAAAAGATGAGGTAACAAGACTTTATCAATATCATGTTAATACTGGTTTGAAAACATATATGATTGATGTTGAACATGTATATAATGAATTTTCTTCCGGTGTTCCCGATTTGTGTGCGATAAGAGACATGATGAAAATGTGGTATGATAATGCCGATGAAGGTAAAGAACCCAGATATCTATTGTTGGTTGGCGGTGCTTCTTATGACCCATTGGATAGAATAAATCCTAATACTAGTGATATTTTAATACATCAATCGAGAGATGCCGGTGTTGTTGAAACATTAAATACCAGCAGCAGTGTCTGTAGTGATGATTTTTACGGATATTTGGATGATCTTGAAGGACTTTATAATAACGGAGATGCTATTGATGTAGCTGTCGGTAGAATTCCTACAAGTACCGTTGAGGATACAAAATATGTTATTGATAAAATCTTGCATTATACAAGTAATACTGAGGAACAATTCGGCGATTGGAGAAACATTGTAACATTTCTTGCCGATGATGCCGATAATAATGAATTATATCATTTGAATTATTCGGAGTCTTATGCTAATATTATTGAAAATAATTTTAAGGAGTTTAGTGCAAATAAAATATATGCCGGAGCATATACTCAAGTAACTACTGCGGGAGGGCAAAGATATCCTGAGGTTACTGCAGATGTTAGTGCGAGAATTGATAAAGGAACTCTGATTTTTATTTATTCGGGACATGGAGGAATTAAACAATTAGGACTGGAACAGTATGTTGCAATATCAGACATTAATAGCTGGAAAAATTATGATAAACTTACTTTTTTTATTACGGCAACATGTAGTTTCTCCGTTTATGATGATCCTTCGACTGTTTCTGCCGGTGAGTTGGTATTATTAAATAGAAAAGGCGGTGCTGTGGGAATGCTTTCTACTACTCGCGTTACCGGTGGCGGTAATGAACCGCTGTTTAAAAGTTTCTTTCAAAAAGTTTTTGTGAAAGATGATAATAATGAGTTTAAAAATATTGGGGATATAGTACGTGAAACCAAAAATAGTTATTCCACTACATCTGCAAATACAAGAGCATACGGTTTATTAGGCGATCCGGCTATACCTCTTAATTATCCTAAGTATAATTCCGCGGTTAATATTACCAAAATTCTTGTTGACGGAGTGGAAACAGATACAATACGAGCTTTTTCTTATGTTGAAATTGAGGGTGAATTACGCGATAAATACGGTAACACCATGAGTAATTATAATGGAATAATTTATCCTGAAATTCATGATAAACCGTCATTGGTGAGTACGCTTGGTAACGACGGTGCAAGTATTCAAACTTTTTATGCCGATAATAGTATAATTTATAAAGGCAAAGTAAGTATTGTTAATGGAAAATTCAAATTCTCTTTTATTACACCTAAAGATATAGCCTATACTTTTGGAGAAGCAAAAATGAGTTTCTATTTTACCGATGGACAAACCGATGGTAATGGGTTTTATGATGAATATGTTGTTGGGGGAAATATTAATCCTTCCGAAGTTGATGAACAAGGTCCGGATATTGATTTGTTTATCAATGATACATTGTTCGTTAATGGCGGTTATACTAATGAAAATCCCGTTCTTATCGCGAAACTTTATGATAAATCCGGTATTAATACAACAGGTAATGGTATAGGTCATGATATTATCGGATATATTGATGATAATTTGGACAGGATTTATACTATGAATACATTTTATGAATCGGATTTGGATTCATATCAAAGCGGTGTAATTAATTACCCGATGTTTAACTTGGAGAGCGGAAAACATAAAATGGCTATCAGAGCTTGGGACGTATTTAATAATTCGGCTACTTCCGAAATTGAATTTGTAGTTATATCTTCAGATACAATCTATATTTCAAATTTATATAATTATCCAAATCCGTTTACAGATGAAACAACATTTGTACTATCGCATAACCAATCCGGAAATATTATATCGGTTACATTATATATAGCATCATTAAACGGACAGTTAATGAAAACATTATCGAAAACATTTACCTCAAGCAGTTCTAATGAACATTTTATAACATGGGATGGAAAAACCGATAACGGTAAAAGTATTAATCCCGGAATATATGTTTACCGGTTGATTTTAACTGATGAATCTGGTGCGACTTCTTCGTGTGCCGGAAAATTACTTAAAATGAATTTTTAA